In Triticum aestivum cultivar Chinese Spring chromosome 5B, IWGSC CS RefSeq v2.1, whole genome shotgun sequence, the following proteins share a genomic window:
- the LOC123116063 gene encoding zinc finger CCCH domain-containing protein 54 isoform X1 has protein sequence MVGYVGRSDPTHVQAAAMEPAELAKIIFSRVQEVEPDNVSKIVGCILLREPDEDELVHLAYATDAALRNTIYEAKGTLAAIYARFSASPVHHYHQPNGVGYQQVCSHPAGLRHFSPAVQYWPPDSPPPAEKEYAFVDAAAAEPHYGLRGGRHGALGDGALGGGGGGYYSAAGFPPATGRRSNGVSSRRPCHYFFKGICKNGQNCHYSHHQVYTDGFAVDHHIHGGATPGSLESLEIEITELLHSRRGQPVSIASLPTLYGEKYGKGLQADGYLTESQRHGKAGFSLTKLLSRLNKIRVIERPHGQHSVVLAEDAAKYSDCRSDRGGEIPASSHQIYLTFPSDSNFTEDDVANYFGQYGPVRDVRIPCQDQRMFGFVSFQNPETVTALLMRRNPHFICGSRVLAKAYREKTKCINERTNNKSTTHCYPPRWIETDPEFYPDQYDSPRLERRQLARDRQQLLELERRHLAGLRVVEPQCAAYFDCSIGDVAPFNSHSQSQSQSAGSKEVGRTMDPLSTADQLDDIVSTSQSQAPPIQANNNYDDQESNQIELLPESPFASSAPTGNGI, from the exons ATGGTTGGTTACGTAGGGCGCTCCGATCCGACCCATGTCCAGGCGGCGGCAATGGAGCCCGCGGAGCTAGCCAAGATCATCTTCTCCAGGGTGCAGGAGGTGGAGCCGGACAACGTGAGCAAGATCGTCGGCTGCATCCTGCTGCGGGAGCCCGACGAGGATGAGCTGGTGCACCTCGCCTACGCCACCGACGCCGCGCTGCGCAACACCATCTACGAGGCCAAGGGCACGCTCGCCGCCATCTACGCCCGCTTCTCCGCCTCCCCCGTCCACCACTACCACCAGCCCAACGGCGTCGGCTACCAGCAGGTCTGCTCCCACCCCGCCGGCCTCCGCCATTTCTCCCCCGCCGTCCAGTACTGGCCGCCGGACTCCCCGCCGCCGGCGGAGAAGGAGTACGCCTTCGTCGACGCCGCCGCGGCCGAACCCCACTACGGGCTGCGCGGCGGCCGGCACGGAGCGCTCGGCGACGGCgccctgggcggcggcggcggggggtacTACTCCGCCGCGGGCTttcctccggcgaccggccggcgGTCTAACGGGGTGTCCTCGAGACGGCCCTGCCACTACTTCTTCAAGGGCATCTGCAAGAACGGCCAGAACTGCCACTACTCGCACCACCAGGTGTACACGGACGGGTTCGCCGTCGACCACCACATCCACGGGGGCGCCACGCCGGGGTCCCTCGAGAGCCTGGAGATAGAGATCACGGAGCTGCTCCACTCGCGGCGCGGGCAGCCGGTGTCCATCGCGTCGCTGCCCACGCTCTACGGCGAGAAGTACGGCAAGGGGCTCCAGGCCGACGGCTACCTGACGGAGAGCCAGCGGCACGGCAAGGCCGGCTTCAGCCTCACCAAGCTGCTCTCCCGCCTCAACAAGATCAGGGTGATCGAAAG GCCGCACGGGCAGCACTCGGTGGTTctcgccgaggacgccgccaagTACTCGGATTGCCGGAGCGACAGGGGAGGGGAGATCCCGGCGAGCTCGCATCAGATATACCTCACGTTTCCTTCCGACAGTAACTTCACCGAGGACGACGTCGCCAATTATTTCGG GCAGTACGGGCCGGTGCGTGACGTTCGGATCCCGTGCCAAGACCAGCGAATGTTCGGGTTCGTGAGCTTCCAGAACCCGGAGACTGTGACGGCCCTTCTCATGCGGCGCAACCCGCATTTCATCTGCGGATCACGGGTCCTCGCCAAAGCCTACAGAGAGAAAACCAAATGCATCAATGAGAG GACCAACAACAAGTCGACGACGCATTGCTATCCTCCACGCTGGATCGAGACCGATCCAGAGTTCTATCCAG ACCAGTATGATTCTCCAAGGCTGGAGAGGAGGCAACTGGCGCGCGACAGGCAGCAGCTGCTGGAGCTCGAGAGGAGGCACCTGGCCGGGCTCCGAGTAGTTGAGCCGCAGTGCGCCGCCTACTTTGATTGCAGCATCGGGGACGTCGCTCCCTTCAACTCCCACTCCCAGTCCCAATCCCAATCCGCAG GTTCCAAGGAAGTGGGACGGACGATGGATCCCCTCTCCACGGCTGATCAACTTGATGACATCGTCTCAACCAGCCAGAGCCAGGCCCCTCCCATACAGGCAAACAACAACTACGACGACCAAGAGAG CAACCAGATTGAACTCCTCCCGGAGAGCCCGTTCGCATCGTCAGCGCCCACTGGAAACGGCATATGA
- the LOC123116063 gene encoding zinc finger CCCH domain-containing protein 54 isoform X2 — MEPAELAKIIFSRVQEVEPDNVSKIVGCILLREPDEDELVHLAYATDAALRNTIYEAKGTLAAIYARFSASPVHHYHQPNGVGYQQVCSHPAGLRHFSPAVQYWPPDSPPPAEKEYAFVDAAAAEPHYGLRGGRHGALGDGALGGGGGGYYSAAGFPPATGRRSNGVSSRRPCHYFFKGICKNGQNCHYSHHQVYTDGFAVDHHIHGGATPGSLESLEIEITELLHSRRGQPVSIASLPTLYGEKYGKGLQADGYLTESQRHGKAGFSLTKLLSRLNKIRVIERPHGQHSVVLAEDAAKYSDCRSDRGGEIPASSHQIYLTFPSDSNFTEDDVANYFGQYGPVRDVRIPCQDQRMFGFVSFQNPETVTALLMRRNPHFICGSRVLAKAYREKTKCINERTNNKSTTHCYPPRWIETDPEFYPDQYDSPRLERRQLARDRQQLLELERRHLAGLRVVEPQCAAYFDCSIGDVAPFNSHSQSQSQSAGSKEVGRTMDPLSTADQLDDIVSTSQSQAPPIQANNNYDDQESNQIELLPESPFASSAPTGNGI; from the exons ATGGAGCCCGCGGAGCTAGCCAAGATCATCTTCTCCAGGGTGCAGGAGGTGGAGCCGGACAACGTGAGCAAGATCGTCGGCTGCATCCTGCTGCGGGAGCCCGACGAGGATGAGCTGGTGCACCTCGCCTACGCCACCGACGCCGCGCTGCGCAACACCATCTACGAGGCCAAGGGCACGCTCGCCGCCATCTACGCCCGCTTCTCCGCCTCCCCCGTCCACCACTACCACCAGCCCAACGGCGTCGGCTACCAGCAGGTCTGCTCCCACCCCGCCGGCCTCCGCCATTTCTCCCCCGCCGTCCAGTACTGGCCGCCGGACTCCCCGCCGCCGGCGGAGAAGGAGTACGCCTTCGTCGACGCCGCCGCGGCCGAACCCCACTACGGGCTGCGCGGCGGCCGGCACGGAGCGCTCGGCGACGGCgccctgggcggcggcggcggggggtacTACTCCGCCGCGGGCTttcctccggcgaccggccggcgGTCTAACGGGGTGTCCTCGAGACGGCCCTGCCACTACTTCTTCAAGGGCATCTGCAAGAACGGCCAGAACTGCCACTACTCGCACCACCAGGTGTACACGGACGGGTTCGCCGTCGACCACCACATCCACGGGGGCGCCACGCCGGGGTCCCTCGAGAGCCTGGAGATAGAGATCACGGAGCTGCTCCACTCGCGGCGCGGGCAGCCGGTGTCCATCGCGTCGCTGCCCACGCTCTACGGCGAGAAGTACGGCAAGGGGCTCCAGGCCGACGGCTACCTGACGGAGAGCCAGCGGCACGGCAAGGCCGGCTTCAGCCTCACCAAGCTGCTCTCCCGCCTCAACAAGATCAGGGTGATCGAAAG GCCGCACGGGCAGCACTCGGTGGTTctcgccgaggacgccgccaagTACTCGGATTGCCGGAGCGACAGGGGAGGGGAGATCCCGGCGAGCTCGCATCAGATATACCTCACGTTTCCTTCCGACAGTAACTTCACCGAGGACGACGTCGCCAATTATTTCGG GCAGTACGGGCCGGTGCGTGACGTTCGGATCCCGTGCCAAGACCAGCGAATGTTCGGGTTCGTGAGCTTCCAGAACCCGGAGACTGTGACGGCCCTTCTCATGCGGCGCAACCCGCATTTCATCTGCGGATCACGGGTCCTCGCCAAAGCCTACAGAGAGAAAACCAAATGCATCAATGAGAG GACCAACAACAAGTCGACGACGCATTGCTATCCTCCACGCTGGATCGAGACCGATCCAGAGTTCTATCCAG ACCAGTATGATTCTCCAAGGCTGGAGAGGAGGCAACTGGCGCGCGACAGGCAGCAGCTGCTGGAGCTCGAGAGGAGGCACCTGGCCGGGCTCCGAGTAGTTGAGCCGCAGTGCGCCGCCTACTTTGATTGCAGCATCGGGGACGTCGCTCCCTTCAACTCCCACTCCCAGTCCCAATCCCAATCCGCAG GTTCCAAGGAAGTGGGACGGACGATGGATCCCCTCTCCACGGCTGATCAACTTGATGACATCGTCTCAACCAGCCAGAGCCAGGCCCCTCCCATACAGGCAAACAACAACTACGACGACCAAGAGAG CAACCAGATTGAACTCCTCCCGGAGAGCCCGTTCGCATCGTCAGCGCCCACTGGAAACGGCATATGA
- the LOC123116064 gene encoding vegetative cell wall protein gp1 encodes MSACPSLTLSCDNLSCNIWFCCGSAKDPEPYPPTQSHVVTAPPPAVQAPYYEPPSELVPPHQVSPARAPPPAMRAPYYQPPSELVPPHQVSPARAPQTPSTVTTPHVPVQPFNRAREPPAPAATPIPAAVPSKRCEPPQPAPRPPAPPNETREQRVMPLPARLPPKKYEPPTPQAPPPVTVTSQPSSARTTWPPRVKSKTYDDAGVPPAVSLPPPSTPTAPRAHGSRYPPAPHPHLGDTEPRIESYSQAASLHQEYY; translated from the coding sequence ATGTCTGCATGTCCATCTCTTACCCTCTCCTGCGACAACCTCTCCTGCAACATCTGGTTCTGCTGCGGCAGTGCCAAAGATCCTGAACCTTATCCGCCGACGCAGTCACATGTCGTGACGGCGCCGCCGCCTGCTGTGCAAGCGCCTTATTATGAGCCGCCGTCAGAATTGGTGCCTCCTCATCAGGTGTCGCCGGCACGGGCGCCGCCGCCTGCTATGCGAGCGCCTTATTATCAGCCGCCGTCAGAATTGGTGCCTCCTCATCAGGTGTCGCCGGCGCGGGCGCCTCAGACGCCGTCAACGGTGACGACTCCTCATGTGCCCGTACAACCCTTCAACAGGGCGCGTGAGCCGCCGGCGCCTGCGGCGACACCAATTCCTGCCGCCGTGCCATCCAAAAGATGCGAGCCGCCTCAGCCAGCGCCTCGTCCGCCGGCGCCGCCCAACGAGACGCGTGAGCAGCGGGTAATGCCATTGCCTGCCCGCCTGCCACCCAAGAAATACGAGCCGCCAACGCCGCAAGCGCCACCGCCTGTTACTGTCACGTCGCAACCGTCGTCTGCGCGGACAACATGGCCTCCCCGTGTAAAGTCCAAGACGTACGACGACGCCGGCGTGCCACCGGCCGTGTCGTTGCCGCCTCCGTCGACACCAACAGCTCCTCGTGCTCATGGGTCACGATACCCACCGGCGCCTCACCCTCATCTCGGCGACACTGAGCCCCGCATCGAATCTTATTCGCAAGCGGCAAGCCTCCATCAAGAATACTATTAG
- the LOC123116063 gene encoding zinc finger CCCH domain-containing protein 54 isoform X3 — MVAHVMAEFAAIYGRLLVPVPSSINREKKLHVQHQRGLMVGYVGRSDPTHVQAAAMEPAELAKIIFSRVQEVEPDNVSKIVGCILLREPDEDELVHLAYATDAALRNTIYEAKGTLAAIYARFSASPVHHYHQPNGVGYQQVCSHPAGLRHFSPAVQYWPPDSPPPAEKEYAFVDAAAAEPHYGLRGGRHGALGDGALGGGGGGYYSAAGFPPATGRRSNGVSSRRPCHYFFKGICKNGQNCHYSHHQVYTDGFAVDHHIHGGATPGSLESLEIEITELLHSRRGQPVSIASLPTLYGEKYGKGLQADGYLTESQRHGKAGFSLTKLLSRLNKIRVIERPHGQHSVVLAEDAAKYSDCRSDRGGEIPASSHQIYLTFPSDSNFTEDDVANYFGQYGPVRDVRIPCQDQRMFGFVSFQNPETVTALLMRRNPHFICGSRVLAKAYREKTKCINERTNNKSTTHCYPPRWIETDPEFYPDQYDSPRLERRQLARDRQQLLELERRHLAGLRVVEPQCAAYFDCSIGDVAPFNSHSQSQSQSAGSKEVGRTMDPLSTADQLDDIVSTSQSQAPPIQANNNYDDQESNQIELLPESPFASSAPTGNGI; from the exons ATGGTCGCCCACGTCATGGCCGAGTTTGCCGCCATCTACGGCCGCCTGCTCGTCCCTGTGCCGTCCTCGATCAACCGCGAGAAGAAATTGCATGTCCAACATCAACGC GGGCTCATGGTTGGTTACGTAGGGCGCTCCGATCCGACCCATGTCCAGGCGGCGGCAATGGAGCCCGCGGAGCTAGCCAAGATCATCTTCTCCAGGGTGCAGGAGGTGGAGCCGGACAACGTGAGCAAGATCGTCGGCTGCATCCTGCTGCGGGAGCCCGACGAGGATGAGCTGGTGCACCTCGCCTACGCCACCGACGCCGCGCTGCGCAACACCATCTACGAGGCCAAGGGCACGCTCGCCGCCATCTACGCCCGCTTCTCCGCCTCCCCCGTCCACCACTACCACCAGCCCAACGGCGTCGGCTACCAGCAGGTCTGCTCCCACCCCGCCGGCCTCCGCCATTTCTCCCCCGCCGTCCAGTACTGGCCGCCGGACTCCCCGCCGCCGGCGGAGAAGGAGTACGCCTTCGTCGACGCCGCCGCGGCCGAACCCCACTACGGGCTGCGCGGCGGCCGGCACGGAGCGCTCGGCGACGGCgccctgggcggcggcggcggggggtacTACTCCGCCGCGGGCTttcctccggcgaccggccggcgGTCTAACGGGGTGTCCTCGAGACGGCCCTGCCACTACTTCTTCAAGGGCATCTGCAAGAACGGCCAGAACTGCCACTACTCGCACCACCAGGTGTACACGGACGGGTTCGCCGTCGACCACCACATCCACGGGGGCGCCACGCCGGGGTCCCTCGAGAGCCTGGAGATAGAGATCACGGAGCTGCTCCACTCGCGGCGCGGGCAGCCGGTGTCCATCGCGTCGCTGCCCACGCTCTACGGCGAGAAGTACGGCAAGGGGCTCCAGGCCGACGGCTACCTGACGGAGAGCCAGCGGCACGGCAAGGCCGGCTTCAGCCTCACCAAGCTGCTCTCCCGCCTCAACAAGATCAGGGTGATCGAAAG GCCGCACGGGCAGCACTCGGTGGTTctcgccgaggacgccgccaagTACTCGGATTGCCGGAGCGACAGGGGAGGGGAGATCCCGGCGAGCTCGCATCAGATATACCTCACGTTTCCTTCCGACAGTAACTTCACCGAGGACGACGTCGCCAATTATTTCGG GCAGTACGGGCCGGTGCGTGACGTTCGGATCCCGTGCCAAGACCAGCGAATGTTCGGGTTCGTGAGCTTCCAGAACCCGGAGACTGTGACGGCCCTTCTCATGCGGCGCAACCCGCATTTCATCTGCGGATCACGGGTCCTCGCCAAAGCCTACAGAGAGAAAACCAAATGCATCAATGAGAG GACCAACAACAAGTCGACGACGCATTGCTATCCTCCACGCTGGATCGAGACCGATCCAGAGTTCTATCCAG ACCAGTATGATTCTCCAAGGCTGGAGAGGAGGCAACTGGCGCGCGACAGGCAGCAGCTGCTGGAGCTCGAGAGGAGGCACCTGGCCGGGCTCCGAGTAGTTGAGCCGCAGTGCGCCGCCTACTTTGATTGCAGCATCGGGGACGTCGCTCCCTTCAACTCCCACTCCCAGTCCCAATCCCAATCCGCAG GTTCCAAGGAAGTGGGACGGACGATGGATCCCCTCTCCACGGCTGATCAACTTGATGACATCGTCTCAACCAGCCAGAGCCAGGCCCCTCCCATACAGGCAAACAACAACTACGACGACCAAGAGAG CAACCAGATTGAACTCCTCCCGGAGAGCCCGTTCGCATCGTCAGCGCCCACTGGAAACGGCATATGA